One stretch of Rhipicephalus sanguineus isolate Rsan-2018 chromosome 10, BIME_Rsan_1.4, whole genome shotgun sequence DNA includes these proteins:
- the LOC119372223 gene encoding uncharacterized protein LOC119372223 produces MVNALADLQVDLAGDGRCDSPGYSAKYLTYSVLAMQNGCILHTEQVQVGESPEVPNSVSMEKHGLAKCLTAVEKLGINICSLTTDRHPGVKQYCRKNKPNMPHWYDVWHVGKGLKKKLLAASRKHRVLSPWIQSIINHLYWVAAMGQGDGDLVVSMWRSLLNHVCDKHDGHDGPYKKCLHDQLEDREWMSPTSPAFHQLKTIVDNPLLLRDIRRLSPEVQTFSLESFHNVLNCFAPKSNAFSEDGMQARTWLAVLHFNENAGRQQALTREGEERWKIKSSKARRGHFTVAAVKEEPSYGYVEELLQHALDLCEHSSYKESFQGSEEAAPCHMSLAYERPSKEELIAQRRTRFPTPSTS; encoded by the exons ATGGTGAATGCACTTGCTGACTTGCAAGTTGACCTGGCGGGTGATGGGCGATGTGACTCTCCAGGCTATAGCGCCAAGTATCTTACGTACAGTgtgcttgccatgcagaatggCTGCATTTTACACACTGAGCAGGTGCAAGTCGGAGAG TCACCTGAAGTCCCCAACAGTGTCTCTATGGAAAAGCATGGACTTGCAAAGTGCCTGACTGCTGTGGAAAAGCTAGGCATCAACATATGCTCGCTGACAACAG ATCGACATCCTGGTGTCAAGCAATACTGCCGCAAGAACAAGCCAAACATGCCACACTGGTATGATGTTTGGCACGTGGGTAAAG GCCTCAAGAAAAAGCTCCTAGCTGCCAGCCGCAAACATCGAGTTCTGTCTCCTTGGATCCAAAGCATCATCAATCATCTTTACTGGGTTGCTGCAATGGGCCAAGGAGATGGTGACCTTGTTGTCAGCATGTGGAGGAGTTTACTCAACCATGTTTGTGACAAACATGATGGCCACGATGGTCCTTACAAGAAATGCCTCCATGACCAGCTTGAGGATAGGGAATGGATGAGCCCAA CATCACCTGCATTTCATCAACTGAAGACCATCGTGGACAACCCTCTACTCTTGCGAGACATCCGCCGGCTCTCTCCCGAGGTGCAAACATTCTCATTGGAGTCATTCCACAATGTGCTGAATTGCTTCGCCCCGAAATCTAATGCTTTCTCAGAAGACGGCATGCAAGCAAG GACATGGCTCGCTGTCCTTCATTTCAATGAGAATGCTGGACGGCAACAAGCACTTACTCGGGAGGGAGAGGAGCGATGGAAAATCAAGTCCTCTAAGGCGAGGCGAGGCCACTTCACTGTTGCTGCAGTCAAAGAGGAGCCTAGCTATG gatatgttgaagagctgttGCAACATGCCCTGGACCTCTGCGAACACTCATCATACAAGGAGAGCTTTCAAGGCAGTGAAGAAGCTGCGCCGTGCCACATGTCACTGGCCTATGAACGGCCATCAAAGGAGGAGCTCATTGCTCAGAGGCGCACACGCTTTCCCACACCATCGACCTCATGA
- the LOC119406609 gene encoding P2X purinoceptor 7, whose amino-acid sequence MDPGLEERLRRMSREMGFDPYSDTPFRDPALRAEGGSSDPPDPPPPDSPDFHDDGNDHRCDCGLCGPMPTALEQVCCRDIPEVVRESPDGCITQHEEFRSVCLSSAVLRALYWELQENGVAVEGEVHRKYRFLAYRFFTRWIWKRLGRRNRVVLPACVVIAIRKQFPSAEYVGFRYPPL is encoded by the exons ATGGACCCCGGCCTCGAAGAGCGGTTGCGCCGAATGAGCCGAGAGATGGGTTTTGACCCTTACAGTGATACGCCATTTCGCGATCCGGCGCTTCGTGCTGAGGGTGGCAGCAGTGATCCGCCTGATCCGCCACCACCAGACTCGCCGGATTTCCACGACGATGGCAACGATCACCG GTGTGACTGCGGGCTTTGTGGGCCAATGCCAACGGCCCTTGAGCAAGTGTGCTGCCGCGACATACCGGAGGTTGTTCGCGAAAGTCCGGACGGCTGCATCACACAGCACGAGGAGTTCCGAAGCGTGTGCCTAAGCTCCGCGGTGCTGCGCGCTCTGTATTGGGAGCTTCAGGAAAACGGCGTCGCGGTTGAAGGAGAAGTGCACAG GAAATATCGCTTCCTGGCGTACCGCTTTTTTACTCGGTGGATTTGGAAGAGGCTGGGGAGACGCAACAGAGTCGTGCTGCCTGCGTGCGTCGTCATCGCCATACGGAAGCAGTTCCCATCAGCCGAGTACGTGGGCTTCAGATATCCACCTCTGTAG